The Pseudolabrys sp. FHR47 genome contains a region encoding:
- a CDS encoding CinA family protein: MNALAPLAEQVAERLIARKETIAIAESSTGGLISAALLAVPGASAYFLGGAVVYTKASRAALLGIGDAEMKGLRPSTEPYALLGARTIRDKMGATWGLGETGATGPTGNRYGDAAGHSCIALAGPVERAITLETGSTDRAANMDAFAKRALELLVDALGTN; the protein is encoded by the coding sequence ATGAACGCGCTTGCACCACTTGCCGAACAAGTCGCCGAGCGCCTGATTGCCCGCAAGGAAACGATCGCCATTGCCGAGTCCTCGACCGGCGGTCTGATCTCGGCGGCTCTGCTCGCCGTGCCCGGCGCCTCGGCTTATTTTCTCGGCGGCGCGGTTGTCTATACGAAGGCGTCGCGCGCGGCGCTGCTCGGGATCGGCGATGCCGAGATGAAGGGCCTGCGGCCCTCGACCGAGCCTTATGCACTGCTCGGGGCGCGCACGATCCGCGACAAGATGGGCGCGACCTGGGGCCTGGGCGAGACCGGCGCCACCGGCCCGACCGGCAACCGCTATGGCGATGCCGCCGGTCACTCCTGTATCGCGCTCGCAGGGCCGGTCGAGCGCGCGATCACGCTGGAAACCGGCAGCACCGACCGCGCGGCCAATATGGACGCGTTCGCGAAGCGGGCGTTGGAGCTGTTGGTCGACGCGCTCGGTACGAATTGA